A single window of Triplophysa rosa linkage group LG2, Trosa_1v2, whole genome shotgun sequence DNA harbors:
- the gal3st1a gene encoding galactosylceramide sulfotransferase yields MMVGKPVRQWRSVCKGLILGGLLTTCMILLYCLSAPEVHFGLQEVPVPFSCAHRPSPAHSSTISNSSHHASGQRACSPKMDVMFLKTHKTASSTFLNILFRFGEKHHLKFAFPNSRNDFFYPSPFHRSQVKDYRPGMCFNIICNHMRFNAAEVANVLPADASYITILRDPADLAESSFHYFGRVVPLTWKLSGEDKLGEFLTDPELYYDPEGFNSFYLKNLLFFDFGEDNNVDPHDPKVEVAIDAIAKRFQLVMLVEYFEESLILLKDALCWDMEDLVFFKLNARKGSTISRLTPELRAKALEWNAIDWKLYQYFNGTFWRKVDAYGRKRMAKDVMELHRRNAEMTSVCIEGGRAVDAGNILETSMQPWQPIGEKSIMGYNLKKNIDKVHRKLCRKMLTPELQYLTDMGVNLWITRLWGHIREIIHW; encoded by the exons ATGATGGTTGGAAAGCCGGTGAGACAGTGGAGGTCCGTCTGTAAGGGGCTGATTCTGGGTGGTCTCTTAACCACCTGCATGATTCTTCTGTATTGTCTGTCGGCCCCGGAGGTTCACTTCGGTCTGCAGGA GGTCCCGGTACCTTTCTCGTGCGCTCATCGCCCATCTCCCGCTCACTCCTCAACAATCTCTAACAGCTCCCATCATGCATCAGGGCAGAGGGCCTGCTCTCCCAAAATGGACGTGATGTTCCTGAAAACCCACAAAACAGCCAGCAGCACTTTTCTCAACATACTCTTTCGCTTCGGCGAGAAGCACCATCTCAAATTTGCCTTCCCCAACAGCCGCAATGACTTCTTTTACCCCTCCCCTTTCCATCGCTCACAAGTGAAAGACTACAGACCGGGAATGTGTTTTAATATCATCTGTAATCACATGCGTTTCAATGCTGCCGAGGTGGCCAATGTGCTCCCGGCCGACGCCTCGTACATCACAATCCTCCGTGACCCAGCTGACCTCGCCGAGTCCTCCTTCCATTATTTTGGACGTGTGGTACCTCTGACGTGGAAGCTTTCGGGGGAGGATAAACTTGGAGAATTCTTGACAGATCCTGAGCTTTACTACGATCCAGAGGGATTCAATTCCTTCTATCTTAAAAACTTGCTTTTCTTTGACTTTGGCGAGGATAATAACGTGGACCCTCATGACCCAAAGGTGGAGGTTGCCATTGACGCCATCGCCAAACGCTTTCAGCTGGTAATGCTTGTGGAGTACTTCGAGGAGTCTCTTATCTTGCTCAAGGATGCTCTCTGCTGGGACATGGAGGACTTGGTATTTTTCAAACTCAACGCGCGGAAAGGTTCAACCATTTCTAGACTGACCCCAGAGCTCAGAGCCAAGGCGCTGGAATGGAACGCTATCGATTGGAAGCTTTACCAGTATTTCAACGGCACTTTTTGGCGTAAGGTGGACGCTTACGGCCGCAAGCGCATGGCCAAAGATGTGATGGAGCTGCATCGCAGGAACGCAGAAATGACTTCTGTTTGCATCGAGGGAGGCCGCGCTGTCGATGCAGGAAACATTCTTGAGACTTCCATGCAGCCGTGGCAACCCATAGGCGAGAAGTCAATTATGGGGTACAATCTGAAAAAGAACATAGACAAAGTTCATCGAAAGCTCTGTAGGAAAATGCTCACCCCAGAGTTGCAATACCTTACGGATATGGGCGTCAACCTGTGGATAACAAGACTGTGGGGTCACATAAGAGAAATCATTCACTGGTAG